Proteins found in one Neurospora crassa OR74A linkage group II, whole genome shotgun sequence genomic segment:
- the ham-5 gene encoding IDC1 protein: MSVPGHISRSRTGSIPASSKGRTAHMQDFAMAPTPSAVPRYFEPCAATASMFLYAQGSSIVCCHHDSLSIERRFARHTEEVQLLAVDNLSEMGTGRLVVSYDAGQTAIVWDLMTGDEVARFASYENLTCAAWMHNGNVAFGNIQGNVILFEPTTSEHISARTIDQIAITAIAPAADCRTFAIGYQNGSLLIATLQPRFTILHNLTTSRGPSPIVTLAWHASSSRQKSDMLAVQTHDGDLRVWSVSKQYNADDPAKVVRILKRTENYLTGPNWMGWSKNGRIIQYSEGETISWDVRTKHVTYDTIPTLEHARGLAVYGPGATLFTLGANNSVQQFDLNAPAMMVNNVQHPANMLPPSPPISLEEQEKSQTVMHHNADHGVPIAIHADLSESDDHMSPLARLVQGQSEPDRYRPTSPTSSRSRSSVSITSSNSNTQGRNQYAPSAVSRGMTENTYISAGSSLRSGLPGQDHRYRRDRESLSTTSSVSMGSSNYRSRRPSRLRHEVPRSPDDAKVVDLFKFTKSRLQDMPYKTPQISDGVRLTNDDLRRQMLSTIFGWNKEIEDLIRDEMSRHPLGSTNRILLAKWLGDITTDIMAMGSENMTSSDWMLLALSGIGGQASQHKLGRAYVQRLLESGDVHAAATIMIGLGDHNDAIEIYVSHKKYMEALILTCLFFPSTWERQVQIVRKWGEWAVQHGQQQLAIRCFACTGHESTEPWTSPSAQQITFGSISATVNEVTSPPLSPPARNHGPQRSVAKNSALKLITTFGDNKSKFFSGHDDGRTPIAAGATPIVQSALSPGGADPTTAVLRNNRSQFNTPSSARPPNGGFGRHRLPSIGEATQDNRELLTAISKPVGDPYANIMSFEVSDHRTPGYDLPRAQTASPRVFKDAKAPPPPSPSPAAVAALMDGRQRRNGSRSRIPEGLDLSLPVHNDTRHDEPSSPEQSGNSISNAQYHWPSRRKGPGSVASSATSASATSSVRGYRSHVPGKSMDKYYHSLEAAGSSRNARGTSRDGHGNGRDTSRSRRNDGDLSRDRGRGSSRGYTPKGGKRSPKSPVPMSPEDLINLATPREDLEQLGHGKGRLIDFSDEQDQPSVAKKVTTRRETSRVRMASRGASRNGRSSSRARSSERRKPPALDLRGREASREGSRQRSPSSPVPMSGQAAHFYGSEDEEDYRRALEDREKFRQRHNRSVSKNGRGESITSPISGRGHDWGGRERSTSRQRSDKRSESHQTDRRQRIPAPMPTPAPMQLVTDSSGDLKVMMNERQLKKEQAQRELEERRRSLARRPSAPPILHPDELTPARLDTVMELPSTVFVPPRREDMPARSASVDPNSQGAGRSMYANRGPSIGLPATPKAMRLVLGSDASRNNVPVPAIPANFQQSSAASSNQASPDKVSQRQVELKQQEVEPPMKSPAMLLPSTVYTPPTSAFNRPFIQRSMSAPPQDLVPPQAGALSNLRGFHAQQPSVGGEPKPLMGRRPSHDAGRNDGPIPPPPPPPPAPPMLRELQHLAAPPPPPPAPLPHLAGAKPVVYGGSSGMIEIVMDDDQPQQPPQQPQQQPPPPPMLLPSTSYTPVNTAPIPKEIVVPILSPPAPSSRNGHARGRSSIDHSIGGRISRVTERMRSASRSRGAMRDNQAAPMIPAPYESVPMPGMSQSMNFHMRAAAAAAAQQQPGQSDFKTGLHHSEMI; this comes from the exons ATGTCGGTCCCCGGACACATCTCGAGAAGCCGTACCGGCTCGATTCCAGCCTCATCCAAGGGACGGACTGCCCACATGCAAGACTTCGCCATGGCTCCAACTCCGAGCGCTGTTCCCCGGTACTTCGAGCCGTGTGCGGCCACGGCCTCCATGTTCCTCTACGCCCAGGGCAGTTCGATTGTATGCTGCCACCATGACAGCCTGTCGATAGAGAGGAGATTCGCCCGCCATACCGAGGAGGTGCAGCTATTAGCAGTCGACAATCTAAGTGAGATGGGCACAGGGAGGTTGGTGGTCAGTTATGATGCCGGACAAACTGCGATTGTATGGGACCTCATGACCGGAGATGAGGTCGCAAGGTTTGCTTCGTATGAGAATCTCACCTGCGCTGCCTGGATGCACAATGGCAATGTTGCGTTTG GCAACATTCAAGGCAATGTGATCCTTTTTGAACCCACTACGTCTGAGCACATTTCCGCAAGAACCATTGATCAAATCGCCATCACAGCTATTGCCCCGGCAGCAGATTGCAGGACCTTTGCGATTGG ATATCAAAACGGCTCACTCTTGATCGCAACACTTCAGCCTAGGTTCACCATCCTTCACAACCTAACTACCTCGCGCGGGCCTTCTCCCATCGTAACACTGGCATGGCATGCCTCGTCTTCACGGCAGAAGTCGGACATGTTGGCCGTACAAACACACGATGGCGATCTCCGTGTATGGAGCGTTTCCAAACAGTACAATGCCGATGACCCGGCAAAGGTGGTAAGAATTTTGAAAAGGACAGAAAACTACCTCACAGGACCGAACTGGATGGGCTGGTCTAAAAACGGTCGTATTATTCAATATTCAGAAGG TGAAACAATATCATGGGATGTAAGGACAAAACATGTTACTTACGATACAATCCCAACCTTGGAACATGCCAGAGGGTTGGCTGTTTATGGGCCCGGGGCGACTCTCTTCACTCTCGGGGCAAACAACTCGGTCCAACAGTTCGATCTTAATGCGCCGGCCATGATGGTCAACAACGTTCAACATCCTGCTAACATGTTACCTCCTTCGCCGCCTATCTCGCtcgaagaacaagaaaagagCCAGACTGTGATGCATCACAATGCTGACCACGGAGTGCCAATTGCGATTCACGCTGATCTTTCTGAGAGTGATGATCACATGTCACCGTTAGCTAGGCTTGTTCAAGGGCAGTCTGAGCCCGACCGATATCGCCCAACGAGCCCTACCTCAAGCCGAAGTCGATCCAGTGTCTCCATCACGTCATCCAACTCGAACACGCAGGGACGAAATCAATATGCCCCATCCGCGGTCTCTCGTGGAATGACGGAAAACACATACATCTCCGCAGGGTCTTCACTAAGATCTGGTTTGCCCGGGCAGGATCATCGGTACAGGCGAGACAGGGAGTCTTTGTCGACCACGAGCTCCGTCTCTATGGGCAGCTCAAACTATCGTTCGAGAAGGCCATCGAGGTTGCGCCATGAGGTGCCGCGCAGTCCCGATGACGCGAAAGTTGTCGACTTATTTAAGTTCACCAAAAGCCGTCTGCAAGATATGCCCTACAAGACGCCACAAATAAGCGATGGTGTCCGACTTACAAACGATGATCTGCGGCGTCAGATGCTAAGCACAATATTTGGATGGAACAAGGAGATCGAAGACCTGATTCGGGATGAGATGTCTCGGCATCCTCTGGGGTCTACGAATCGGATTTTGCTTGCGAAATGGTTGGGAGACATCACAACGGATATCATGGCTATGGGATCAGAGAACATGACATCGTCTGATTGGATGCTTTTGGCTCTCAGTGGCATTGGAGGACAAGCATCACAGCACAAACTTGGGCGAGCCTACGTGCAGCGGTTGTTGGAAAGCGGTGATGTTCATGCGGCGGCAACAATCATGATCGGATTGGGCGACCACAACGATGCGATTGAGATCTACGTCTCTCACAAAAAGTACATGGAGGCCCTGATCTTGACTTGCCTCTTTTTCCCATCGACGTGGGAGCGTCAAGTCCAGATCGTGAGGAAGTGGGGAGAATGGGCCGTACAACATGGCCAACAGCAGCTCGCCATCCGATGTTTCGCCTGCACCGGCCATGAATCCACAGAACCATGGACGTCTCCTTCAGCCCAGCAGATTACCTTCGGAAGCATCTCAGCGACGGTCAACGAGGTCACCAGTCCTCCACTCTCACCCCCTGCCAGGAACCATGGCCCCCAGCGGAGTGTGGCGAAGAATTCGGCCCTTAAGCTTATTACCACCTTCGGAGATAACAAGTCCAAATTCTTCTCTGGGCACGATGATGGTAGAACTCCTATTGCGGCAGGAGCCACCCCAATTGTTCAGTCAGCCCTTTCACCTGGCGGAGCTGACCCTACAACCGCCGTGTTACGGAACAACCGAAGTCAATTCAATACACCCTCCTCTGCGCGCCCGCCAAATGGCGGTTTTGGTCGGCATCGTCTTCCATCCATTGGAGAGGCGACCCAGGATAATCGGGAGCTTTTGACCGCAATCAGCAAGCCCGTCGGTGATCCTTATGCAAATATAATGTCCTTTGAGGTTTCCGATCACAGAACGCCGGGGTACGACTTGCCCAGAGCACAAACTGCCAGCCCTCGTGTCTTTAAGGACGCCAAGGCGCCaccgcctccttctccctcgccaGCCGCCGTAGCGGCGCTGATGGATGGCAGACAAAGAAGGAATGGGTCTCGCAGCCGCATCCCAGAAGGCCTCGACCTATCTCTTCCTGTGCATAACGACACGCGCCATGATGAACCCAGCTCCCCTGAACAGTCAGGAAATTCTATCTCCAACGCACAGTATCACTGGCCATCTAGGCGCAAGGGGCCAGGCTCAGTGGCCAGCTCTGCGACATCTGCATCTGCAACATCTAGTGTTAGAGGCTACAGGAGTCATGTCCCAGGCAAGAGTATGGACAAGTATTACCATAGTCTTGAGGCTGCTGGAAGTAGTAGAAACGCCAGAGGAACCAGCAGAGATGGTCATGGCAACGGCCGCGATACCAGCCGCTCACGAAGGAACGATGGGGACTTGTCCAGAGACCGCGGCAGAGGCTCTTCCAGGGGTTACACGCCCAAGGGTGGGAAGAGATCTCCAAAGTCCCCAGTTCCCATGTCTCCCGAAGACTTGATCAACCTTGCTACTCCCCGGGAAGACCTTGAGCAACTTGGGCATGGTAAAGGGCGTCTTATTGACTTCTCAGACGAGCAAGACCAGCCCAGCGTGGCGAAGAAGGTCACTACCCGCCGTGAAACATCTAGGGTGCGAATGGCAAGTCGTGGTGCCAGTAGGAATGGCCGCAGCTCAAGCCGCGCGCGCAGTTCCGAGAGACGCAAGCCTCCAGCACTCGACCTTCGCGGCCGTGAAGCCAGCCGCGAAGGCTCCAGGCAGAGATCGCCATCCTCCCCAGTGCCCATGTCAGGTCAGGCTGCGCACTTTTATGGCtcggaggatgaggaggattaCAGAAGGGCGTTGGAAGACCGCGAGAAATTCCGGCAGAGGCACAACCGGAGTGTAAGCAAAAATGGCAGGGGAGAAAGCATCACATCGCCGATCTCCGGTCGTGGTCATGACTGGGGTGGTCGGGAGAGGTCTACAAGTCGCCAGAGGTCGGACAAGAGGTCGGAGAGCCACCAAACAGATCGCAGACAGCGTATTCCTGCCCCGATGCCCACGCCTGCGCCGATGCAGCTTGTTACGGACAGTTCAGGCGACTTGAAAGTCATGATGAACGAAAGACAGCTTAAGAAGGAGCAGGCACAGCGTGAGCTTGAAGAACGTCGGAGGTCGCTCGCACGAAGACCGTCCGCGCCCCCGATCCTACATCCTGATGAGCTTACTCCTGCCCGGTTGGACACCGTCATGGAGCTGCCAAGCACCGTCTTTGTCCCTCCTAGGAGAGAAGATATGCCAGCGCGCAGTGCAAGCGTTGATCCTAACTCTCAGGGCGCTGGAAGGAGCATGTATGCCAATCGTGGGCCATCGATCGGCCTTCCTGCCACTCCGAAAGCTATGCGCTTAGTTCTAGGTTCGGACGCCAGCAGGAACAATGTGCCCGTTCCCGCTATCCCCGCGAACTTTCAACAGAGCTCGGCCGCAAGCTCTAACCAGGCCTCGCCGGATAAAGTGTCACAGAGGCAGGTTGAACTCAAGCAACAAGAGGTTGAACCGCCGATGAAGAGTCCTGCAATGTTGCTTCCATCGACCGTCTACACTCCGCCTACATCGGCATTCAACCGACCTTTCATTCAGAGGTCCATgtctgctcctcctcaagACCTTGTGCCGCCTCAAGCAGGCGCCTTGAGTAACCTGAGGGGCTTCCACGCTCAACAGCCCAGTGTAGGTGGAGAGCCGAAGCCCCTGATGGGTCGCAGGCCATCTCATGATGCTGGCCGAAACGACGGCCCcatccctccccctccccctccgcccCCGGCGCCGCCCATGCTCAGAGAACTCCAGCATCTCGctgctcctccaccaccaccgcctgcCCCGCTTCCTCATCTGGCCGGTGCTAAGCCAGTTGTTTACGGAGGAAGCTCGGGGATGATTGAAATCGTCATGGACGACgaccaaccacaacaaccacctcaGCAACCGCAGCAAcagccccctcctccgcctatGCTGCTACCATCCACTTCATACACACCCGTCAACACGGCCCCTATCCCCAAGGAAATCGTTGTGCCCATCCTCTCTCCTCCGGCACCCTCCTCGCGAAACGGCCACGCCCGTGGCCGCAGCAGCATCGACCACAGCATCGGCGGTCGCATCTCGCGCGTGACTGAGCGCATGCGCTCGGCTAGCAGGAGCAGAGGAGCAATGAGGGACAACCAGGCTGCTCCGATGATTCCTGCTCCGTATGAAAGCGTGCCCATGCCCGGCATGTCGCAAAGCATGAACTTCCATATgcgtgctgctgctgctgctgctgctcagcAGCAACCGGGCCAGAGCGACTTCAAGACGGGGTTGCATCATAGTGAGATGATCTAA